One stretch of Rosistilla oblonga DNA includes these proteins:
- a CDS encoding GDSL-type esterase/lipase family protein has protein sequence MSSPIQYLIRRTVPILSFAVAIAMLTSVALAKHEGKVQILLLGDSTTEGSIPRLIKPEGPHLESVIEQLLAAEKDLPPSQVINSGVGGEYIRRLIDSGRYDRDVAKLPGLDYIFIRYGLNDRVRVENFAEEFPKHFHELIDRLRKDHPQALLIPMTVIPYGNEEGCNQINDLVRQVAEKEKLEVFDIYPRYSAELANGPNMLNYRRYPTERVPDKYQELVAPFIRGGRVVVIDNELDSVLGHLPGWYGDRHPNLAGYNVIADETAKYLATIMRADAPKGAHTLPNGKLASALTLHASFDEGLDADFSTGDKICYVRRSGKLLRVEANDDAKLLPEAGRFGGALHFPKKSGFQPTFKDGGVLGYSDDNWSTTVSVWLKLNPDLDLEPGYCDPIQIVGDNGKKGFIFLEFSKDETPRYFRYAIRPLFHIWNPDNVSWADIPFNKRPMVQVDRPPFTREEWTHVVFTLENVNDKSKPQAGRLYINGELQGAIENWDLTFGWDPSQVLLVLGASYVGHMDDLGVFNRVLDQDEVKQLYSLKNGIRDLHPPATK, from the coding sequence ATGAGTAGTCCCATCCAGTATCTGATTCGACGAACCGTCCCAATCCTCAGCTTTGCAGTCGCCATCGCGATGCTAACTTCCGTCGCATTGGCGAAGCATGAAGGCAAAGTTCAGATCCTCCTGCTCGGTGACAGCACGACCGAAGGGAGCATTCCAAGGCTGATCAAACCGGAAGGCCCTCACCTTGAATCGGTGATCGAGCAATTGCTCGCAGCCGAAAAAGATCTTCCTCCCAGCCAAGTCATCAACTCAGGTGTCGGCGGTGAATACATTCGCCGCCTCATCGATTCGGGTCGCTACGATCGCGACGTCGCAAAGCTTCCCGGACTCGACTACATCTTCATTCGCTACGGCCTGAACGATCGCGTTCGAGTTGAAAACTTCGCGGAGGAATTCCCGAAGCACTTCCACGAACTCATCGACCGCCTCCGCAAGGATCATCCCCAGGCATTGCTGATTCCTATGACGGTGATCCCCTACGGGAACGAAGAGGGCTGCAATCAAATCAACGATCTGGTCAGGCAGGTCGCGGAGAAAGAAAAGCTGGAAGTCTTCGACATCTACCCGCGGTACTCGGCGGAATTGGCCAACGGTCCCAACATGCTCAACTACCGCCGATACCCTACGGAAAGAGTGCCAGACAAGTACCAGGAACTGGTGGCACCGTTCATTAGAGGAGGACGCGTCGTCGTCATAGACAATGAACTCGATTCGGTCCTGGGGCACTTGCCCGGTTGGTATGGCGACAGACATCCCAACCTCGCTGGCTACAACGTCATCGCCGACGAAACGGCGAAGTATCTGGCGACCATCATGCGAGCCGATGCACCCAAAGGTGCTCACACTCTTCCAAACGGAAAACTCGCTTCCGCTCTGACACTGCACGCTTCATTCGACGAGGGCTTGGACGCGGACTTCTCGACCGGCGACAAGATTTGTTACGTCCGGCGAAGCGGAAAGTTGCTTCGTGTCGAAGCGAACGACGACGCAAAGCTTCTTCCTGAGGCTGGGCGATTTGGAGGTGCGTTGCATTTCCCAAAGAAGAGCGGTTTTCAGCCTACATTTAAAGACGGCGGTGTCCTTGGTTACAGCGACGACAATTGGAGCACCACCGTTTCGGTCTGGTTGAAATTGAATCCAGACTTGGACCTCGAGCCCGGCTACTGCGATCCAATCCAGATCGTTGGCGACAACGGGAAAAAGGGGTTCATCTTCCTTGAGTTCTCAAAAGATGAAACGCCACGTTATTTCCGTTATGCCATTCGCCCGCTGTTCCATATCTGGAATCCCGACAATGTATCCTGGGCGGATATCCCATTTAACAAACGCCCGATGGTGCAAGTCGATCGCCCTCCGTTCACACGTGAAGAATGGACGCACGTTGTATTTACTCTCGAGAACGTCAACGACAAGAGCAAACCACAAGCGGGTCGTTTGTATATCAACGGCGAACTGCAAGGAGCGATCGAGAACTGGGACCTGACCTTCGGCTGGGATCCGTCGCAGGTGCTACTCGTTCTGGGTGCGTCTTACGTCGGACACATGGACGACCTGGGCGTATTCAACCGCGTTCTGGACCAGGACGAAGTGAAGCAGCTCTACAGCCTGAAAAACGGCATCCGAGATCTGCATCCGCCAGCGACAAAGTGA
- a CDS encoding IS4 family transposase: MQPTSIAYEFQDIQLGDKRLNDRAEALLASLAANPSASINEACSGWDETKAAYRLFDNPNVDPEAILGAHAEKTLQRIKAQDTVCIAQDTTELDYTAHPPEGVRNLDRLGRRGLYDHSHIAFTPEKLCLGVVGVKFYDRDKEALGTSKKREGQPLHTGEGQRWLDGYRKACEIAGKCPETQIVSLADREGDIYDIFVEADQHETPAQFVIRSQRKRSLPEKDPDGGPAAYKKMRAEIASAQPVAYREVQLPQTPERTKGSGNKQHPGREARTAKLEIRAKRMTLRAPHNKQSSMPPVEISVVWVSEIDGPGDGTEVDWLLLSSLPVDTIAQTLRIVDLYVARWPIEVFFRVFKTGCRVEEIQLEARDRLIRALMFYKVIAWRIMFVTFLGRECPELPCDVVFSEAEWKSVWKVVEKTAPPKQAPELSQFIPVLATLGGYNHRQGDGPPGAEVIWRGTRRMLDFALCWQAFGPDQ; the protein is encoded by the coding sequence ATGCAACCGACCAGTATCGCATACGAATTTCAAGATATTCAACTTGGAGACAAACGTCTCAACGATCGAGCCGAAGCGTTGCTCGCCTCGCTGGCGGCCAACCCTTCGGCCAGTATCAACGAAGCTTGCAGTGGCTGGGACGAAACCAAAGCCGCCTACCGTCTATTCGATAACCCCAACGTCGATCCCGAAGCCATTCTCGGGGCTCACGCTGAAAAGACACTCCAACGAATCAAAGCCCAAGACACCGTTTGCATCGCACAAGATACCACCGAACTGGACTACACCGCGCATCCGCCCGAAGGCGTCCGCAATCTCGATCGCTTAGGCCGCCGTGGACTTTACGATCATTCCCACATCGCCTTCACGCCGGAGAAACTTTGTCTCGGGGTGGTCGGTGTTAAGTTCTACGATCGCGACAAAGAAGCGCTCGGCACCAGCAAGAAGCGAGAAGGCCAACCCCTACACACCGGCGAAGGGCAACGATGGCTCGATGGTTATCGCAAGGCCTGCGAGATCGCCGGAAAATGTCCTGAAACTCAGATCGTTTCGCTGGCCGATCGCGAAGGAGACATCTACGACATTTTCGTCGAAGCCGATCAGCATGAAACACCGGCTCAGTTCGTCATTCGCTCGCAGCGAAAACGCTCGTTGCCGGAGAAAGACCCCGATGGCGGGCCTGCGGCTTATAAGAAAATGCGTGCCGAAATCGCATCCGCCCAGCCGGTCGCTTACCGCGAAGTCCAGCTTCCCCAAACGCCCGAGCGAACCAAAGGATCAGGAAACAAACAACACCCTGGCCGTGAAGCACGCACTGCGAAGTTAGAAATTCGAGCGAAGCGGATGACTCTTCGTGCGCCACACAACAAGCAGTCTTCGATGCCGCCGGTCGAGATCAGTGTCGTTTGGGTGAGCGAGATCGATGGCCCAGGCGACGGAACCGAAGTCGACTGGCTGTTACTGAGTTCTCTGCCGGTCGACACGATTGCCCAGACGCTGCGGATTGTGGATTTGTATGTGGCTCGTTGGCCAATCGAAGTATTCTTTCGAGTTTTCAAAACTGGCTGCCGGGTCGAAGAGATTCAACTCGAAGCGAGAGACCGACTGATCCGCGCGTTGATGTTTTACAAAGTAATCGCATGGCGGATCATGTTTGTGACCTTCTTAGGCCGCGAGTGTCCAGAGCTTCCCTGTGATGTCGTCTTCAGCGAAGCGGAATGGAAGTCGGTCTGGAAAGTGGTGGAAAAGACGGCTCCCCCAAAGCAAGCTCCTGAGCTGTCACAATTCATCCCGGTCCTTGCGACCCTTGGCGGCTACAATCACCGCCAAGGCGACGGTCCGCCGGGAGCCGAAGTGATCTGGCGAGGCACGCGGCGAATGCTCGACTTCGCCCTCTGCTGGCAAGCCTTCGGACCAGACCAATGA
- a CDS encoding alkaline phosphatase D family protein, giving the protein MSRIWNPCFIGLLILAPLVVSAEQPADKASTDTAIRRVLFGSCIKQDDPTPIFPVMSQTEPELLLFLGDNIYADTSDMDVMRAKYAKLASNDGFKALTSECQVMATWDDHDYGVNDGGATYPQRVAAQQAFLDFWGEPADSPKRQRPGIYEAKRFGPPGKRLQVIMLDTRYFRSPLKTGPRQLGGPYVPDNDPQKTILGEAQWKWLEEQLRMPADLRVIASGMQVVAESAGQETWANLPHEQARLFDLVQSTAAGGVIFVSGDRHWAEMSVASDGAAYPLLDATSSSFNQKHPRGTPTRNRFRAIKQTYHAENFGVISIDWDAPDPTVTIEVRDLAGKAQLEKTLRLSELQPK; this is encoded by the coding sequence ATGTCGCGTATTTGGAATCCATGTTTCATTGGTTTGCTGATCCTTGCCCCGCTGGTTGTTTCAGCCGAGCAACCCGCTGATAAGGCGTCGACCGATACGGCAATTCGCCGTGTCTTGTTTGGATCTTGTATCAAGCAGGATGATCCGACGCCGATCTTCCCCGTCATGTCGCAAACCGAGCCCGAACTGCTGCTGTTCCTGGGTGACAACATTTACGCCGACACATCGGACATGGATGTGATGCGAGCGAAGTACGCCAAGCTGGCAAGCAACGATGGGTTCAAGGCTTTGACGTCGGAATGCCAAGTGATGGCAACATGGGACGATCACGATTACGGGGTAAACGATGGCGGTGCGACCTACCCACAGCGCGTTGCCGCCCAACAAGCGTTTCTCGATTTCTGGGGCGAACCGGCCGATTCACCGAAACGCCAGCGACCCGGCATTTACGAAGCGAAACGATTTGGGCCGCCGGGAAAACGATTGCAGGTGATCATGCTGGACACGCGATACTTTCGCTCGCCGCTGAAGACAGGGCCTCGCCAACTGGGCGGCCCCTATGTTCCGGACAACGATCCGCAGAAGACGATCTTGGGCGAAGCGCAGTGGAAGTGGCTGGAAGAGCAGCTTCGCATGCCAGCGGACTTGCGCGTGATTGCGTCGGGGATGCAAGTGGTTGCCGAATCGGCTGGCCAAGAAACCTGGGCCAATCTGCCGCACGAACAAGCGCGTCTGTTTGATCTAGTGCAAAGCACTGCCGCCGGCGGTGTGATCTTTGTCAGCGGCGACCGACACTGGGCCGAAATGTCTGTCGCAAGCGATGGTGCCGCGTACCCACTGTTGGACGCAACTTCCAGCAGCTTCAACCAGAAGCACCCGCGTGGAACGCCAACTCGCAACCGCTTTCGGGCGATCAAGCAAACCTACCACGCAGAAAACTTTGGCGTCATCTCCATCGACTGGGACGCCCCCGATCCAACCGTGACGATCGAGGTCCGCGATCTGGCGGGAAAAGCCCAGCTAGAAAAAACACTCCGGCTGAGCGAACTGCAACCGAAGTAG
- a CDS encoding SGNH/GDSL hydrolase family protein codes for MLKPFTKYNLRQLVGVCCVLLFTAGWMVADADDLSADQVGTRPVTIVTLGDSITKGVRSGVTAEQTFAALVEKGLLQNGVKARVVNVGIGGERTDQALKRLDQIVELPAEKKQLAANSTMQPDIVTIMYGTNDSYVDKGKTTSRITVDAYRDNLQTMVVELLRRGILPVLMTEPRWSEKASVNGVGENPNVRLEPFVVACRETADKWRVPLIDHFAAWTEAGDAGTNLHQWTTDGCHPNPTGHQKLADLMLPVLQQAVGPELKTRQKLAAGKNVRVVCFGDSVTGVYYHTGSRRAYTDMLGIALQQAAPQENIEMINAGISGHTTENALARIDRDVIAHQPDLVTVMFGLNDMTRVPLEKYSENLKAIVLKCQAAGSEVVLATPNCVTTTADRPTEKLIQYCDAIRQVGSELNVPVCDVYRELDAVREDAAFEWRLLMSDPIHPNMAGHKRIATCLAQSITRQRQSLDDVPAPANPVDRTLESLSEGNPVRILAMPPFDKSIAPALRTFYPDAEITVDTWPTEKLTLAEIEASAKGRVRSLKPDLVLISVPRSAASDSDEAFAESYAWIMNWSLNFGSPTWDVVVAHPAVADMTSELTQRDDLVRRLVGAQDLSLIDRPAGSTATAEEILLQWLQQFAK; via the coding sequence ATGCTTAAACCTTTTACAAAATACAACCTTCGGCAACTTGTTGGCGTGTGCTGCGTGCTGCTGTTTACTGCCGGCTGGATGGTGGCCGATGCCGATGATTTGAGTGCTGACCAGGTTGGGACGCGTCCCGTCACGATCGTCACGTTAGGTGATTCGATTACCAAAGGGGTGCGATCGGGAGTGACGGCGGAGCAGACGTTTGCCGCACTGGTCGAGAAGGGGCTGCTGCAGAATGGGGTTAAGGCACGCGTCGTGAATGTTGGTATCGGTGGTGAGCGAACCGATCAGGCATTGAAGCGGCTGGATCAGATTGTCGAACTTCCGGCTGAGAAGAAACAGCTTGCCGCGAACTCCACCATGCAGCCCGATATCGTGACGATCATGTACGGCACCAACGATAGTTATGTGGATAAAGGGAAGACGACCAGTCGGATCACTGTGGATGCGTATCGCGACAACTTGCAGACGATGGTTGTTGAGCTGCTTCGGCGTGGCATTCTTCCTGTCTTGATGACGGAACCGCGTTGGTCCGAAAAAGCGTCGGTCAATGGTGTTGGTGAGAATCCGAATGTTCGTCTGGAGCCATTTGTGGTTGCCTGTCGTGAAACGGCTGACAAGTGGCGCGTTCCGTTGATCGATCATTTTGCTGCTTGGACCGAGGCCGGCGACGCTGGTACCAATCTGCACCAATGGACCACCGATGGCTGTCATCCGAATCCGACAGGGCACCAGAAACTTGCGGATTTGATGTTGCCGGTACTGCAGCAGGCGGTGGGGCCCGAACTGAAGACTCGCCAGAAACTGGCCGCCGGAAAAAACGTACGCGTTGTCTGTTTTGGCGACAGCGTAACCGGGGTTTATTATCACACCGGCAGCCGCCGGGCGTATACCGACATGCTGGGGATCGCTCTGCAGCAAGCCGCGCCCCAGGAGAATATCGAAATGATAAACGCAGGGATCAGCGGCCACACCACCGAAAATGCGTTAGCTCGCATCGATCGCGATGTCATCGCTCACCAACCCGATCTGGTCACTGTCATGTTCGGCCTGAACGATATGACGCGAGTGCCACTGGAAAAGTACAGCGAGAATCTGAAAGCGATCGTCTTGAAATGCCAGGCCGCTGGCAGCGAAGTCGTTCTGGCAACTCCGAATTGTGTCACGACGACTGCCGATCGTCCGACGGAAAAACTAATTCAGTATTGCGACGCCATTCGTCAGGTTGGCAGCGAATTGAACGTTCCCGTCTGCGATGTGTATCGAGAGTTGGACGCGGTTCGAGAAGATGCGGCGTTCGAATGGCGACTGTTGATGAGCGACCCCATTCACCCGAACATGGCGGGGCACAAGCGGATCGCTACCTGTCTTGCTCAGTCGATCACTCGGCAGCGTCAGTCCCTCGACGACGTGCCTGCTCCGGCGAATCCTGTTGATAGAACTCTGGAGTCGCTGAGCGAAGGAAACCCGGTTCGAATCCTCGCCATGCCTCCCTTTGACAAATCGATTGCCCCGGCACTTCGGACGTTCTATCCCGACGCTGAAATCACAGTCGATACGTGGCCGACCGAAAAACTTACGCTTGCCGAAATTGAAGCTTCTGCCAAGGGACGCGTCAGATCGCTAAAGCCCGACCTTGTCCTGATCTCCGTACCTCGCAGCGCCGCGTCTGACAGCGACGAAGCGTTTGCCGAGTCTTACGCATGGATCATGAACTGGTCGTTGAACTTCGGCTCACCGACCTGGGATGTTGTCGTCGCGCATCCTGCGGTGGCTGATATGACTTCGGAGCTTACCCAACGCGATGATTTGGTTCGCCGATTGGTTGGTGCCCAGGACCTGTCGCTGATCGACCGCCCCGCCGGCAGCACAGCCACTGCGGAGGAAATCCTGCTTCAGTGGCTGCAGCAGTTTGCGAAGTAA
- a CDS encoding protein kinase domain-containing protein has translation MSDDAEFDELLGEIFERIEAGSAPSPEEYLQRYPQFADELTEFFRNQAWFAAPALAETLAGDSEPMVAASFVGCEVGPYRLIEEIARGGMGVVYRALQTELNREVAVKLISSGAMASPEELRRFRQEAEAAAQLHHPNIVPIYDVGSWRGQTYFSMTLIEGESLQDWVASRRCTIQQAVVAVREIARAVSYAHRRGIVHRDLKPANILVDGEGKPMLTDFGLAKWHRDGSALTQTGQILGTPNYMSPEQASGSTKIGPSADIYALGAVLYSLLTGQPPHCGESTVEILTKVMGCEPVPPRELNREVSSDLQRICMECLNHDPKERYATAAELADDLDRYLNGDSISAGHSGMFLELARTLRRDQHYEHFRNWGKALVLMGLSIFLAHVAIFVLVRRGHSDWAAYWTPRCYMAVALTAVIYYYRSGALRARSVAERPIWSIWMGYLVALGTMNAILTLRGTSQVEVFPFASTLAAFGFVALGGHVWGGSYLLGGLFVVNALVSVFIGQWAILSFGACWLLALAVLAYRYRKDAAS, from the coding sequence TTGTCCGACGACGCTGAATTTGACGAATTGCTGGGGGAGATCTTTGAAAGGATCGAAGCCGGTTCAGCTCCTTCGCCCGAAGAGTATCTGCAACGTTATCCGCAGTTTGCCGACGAATTGACCGAGTTCTTTCGCAATCAGGCTTGGTTCGCTGCACCCGCGTTGGCCGAAACGCTTGCCGGCGATTCCGAACCGATGGTCGCCGCGTCGTTTGTCGGTTGCGAGGTCGGCCCGTATCGATTGATCGAGGAGATCGCTCGCGGTGGGATGGGAGTCGTCTATCGCGCACTGCAAACGGAACTCAACCGCGAGGTGGCGGTGAAGTTGATCAGCAGCGGCGCGATGGCGTCGCCGGAAGAACTGCGACGGTTTCGCCAGGAAGCCGAAGCGGCGGCTCAGTTGCATCATCCGAATATCGTGCCGATCTACGACGTCGGCAGCTGGCGCGGGCAGACCTACTTTTCGATGACCTTGATCGAAGGGGAATCGCTGCAGGACTGGGTCGCGTCGCGGCGATGCACGATCCAACAAGCGGTTGTGGCGGTTCGCGAGATCGCCCGCGCGGTCAGTTATGCACATCGCCGCGGGATCGTGCATCGCGATCTGAAGCCGGCGAACATCTTGGTCGATGGCGAGGGGAAGCCGATGCTGACCGATTTCGGATTGGCCAAGTGGCATCGCGACGGATCGGCGCTGACGCAGACCGGCCAGATCTTGGGGACGCCGAACTACATGAGTCCCGAGCAGGCGAGCGGTTCGACGAAGATCGGCCCGTCGGCGGACATCTATGCTTTGGGAGCTGTCCTCTATTCGCTGTTGACCGGCCAGCCTCCTCATTGTGGCGAATCAACTGTCGAGATTTTGACCAAGGTGATGGGGTGCGAACCGGTTCCGCCACGCGAACTGAATCGCGAGGTCTCGTCCGATCTGCAGCGGATCTGCATGGAGTGTTTGAACCATGATCCGAAGGAACGCTACGCCACGGCGGCGGAATTAGCCGACGACCTCGATCGCTATCTCAACGGCGATTCGATCTCCGCCGGCCATTCGGGAATGTTCTTGGAATTGGCTCGCACGCTGCGCCGCGACCAGCATTACGAACACTTCCGCAATTGGGGCAAGGCGTTGGTCTTGATGGGGCTGAGTATCTTTCTGGCTCACGTGGCGATCTTCGTGTTGGTTCGCCGCGGCCATTCCGATTGGGCCGCCTACTGGACGCCACGCTGCTACATGGCGGTCGCGCTGACGGCCGTTATCTATTATTACCGCAGCGGGGCGTTGCGGGCGCGGAGCGTTGCCGAGCGACCGATCTGGTCGATTTGGATGGGGTACCTTGTCGCCTTGGGAACGATGAACGCGATCTTGACGCTGCGTGGGACCAGCCAAGTGGAAGTCTTTCCGTTTGCGTCGACCTTGGCCGCGTTTGGCTTCGTCGCATTGGGAGGCCACGTCTGGGGCGGCAGCTATTTATTGGGCGGCCTGTTTGTCGTCAACGCCCTGGTTTCAGTCTTCATCGGGCAATGGGCGATCTTGTCCTTCGGAGCCTGCTGGCTGCTCGCCCTAGCGGTGTTGGCGTATCGCTACCGCAAAGATGCCGCGTCGTAA
- a CDS encoding DUF1592 domain-containing protein, with protein sequence MLAIRRFTFCLFLLACGMVAGAESLQSTFKEAVLPVVQANCLECHNQETTEGDLDLSADTDLASVVKNFRRWSIVLDRMEAGDMPPEDADHQPTAAERAAVIAWIQQVRTAEAERTQGDPGIVLPHRLSSNEYNYTIRDLTGVDIQPAASFPVDPANEAGFDNSGESLSMSPALLKKYLAAATIVSEHLALTPRGFEFAPHPVITPTDRDKFCVNRIIDFYRKQRTDYADFFELLWRYQNRETLGMADRTLEQLADQSGLSQRYSRTLYQLLCEPDESDAGGEIGPIAALKQLMSELPDASTPENVAAAVKGCQTMASFVSTLRSSLVPEVANLTSPGVHNGSQPLVLWKNRQFAANRRRYVGDTLPDGSFGLPDDSKAAELMQVPGEAGAAQYKEALGVFCDVFPDAFFVSERARVYLDPKKEKKLKGRFLSAGFHSQMGYFRDDAPLYDLMLDDAQQKELDRLWLELDFVTSAPMRQYAGFIWFDRTDSQFMRDRVFDRYRAEDKDSTSAEKVAGLADAYCEKAERLGGSEQALEVIRFYFDDMNATFRRLEQLSIDSQPRQLDALIEFAQHAYRRPLSSDEAASIRSFYDSLRSEERLSHEQAIRGGVVAVLMSPHFCYRMDLPNDAVAGLEAADAEVPAIVPLSDYSLASRLSYFLWSSQPDRELLELASKGRLHEPEVLSEQSRRMLKDDRVEGFVVEFTGNWLDFRRFSEHNGVDRQRFPVFTDELRQAMAEEPLRFCRDLIERDGSVLDFLYAKHTFVNPVLAEHYGAEVDSSGDANESWSRWDQAGQRQRGGLLPMAVFLTHNSSGLRTSPVQRGNWLVQRILGEKVPAPPATVPDLPSDESKLGDLTLREALARHRQDVACAGCHNRIDSMGLVFEGYGPIGELRNFDMGGRAIDDSAVFPNDRKGNGLAGVLQYIRDARQEDFVDNLCRKLLAFALGRTLQLSDESIITDMKHRLAGNDYRFSSMVDAIVTSPAFLNKRIRISLDETVAIP encoded by the coding sequence ATGCTCGCGATACGTCGATTCACATTCTGCTTGTTCCTGCTAGCTTGCGGCATGGTCGCGGGAGCGGAATCGCTGCAGTCCACGTTCAAAGAAGCCGTGCTGCCGGTTGTGCAAGCCAATTGTCTGGAGTGCCACAACCAGGAGACGACCGAGGGCGATCTCGATTTGAGTGCCGATACCGATCTCGCGTCGGTCGTGAAGAACTTCCGTCGTTGGTCGATTGTTCTGGATCGCATGGAAGCTGGCGACATGCCGCCCGAAGATGCGGATCACCAACCGACAGCGGCCGAGCGAGCCGCGGTGATCGCGTGGATCCAACAGGTCAGGACCGCCGAAGCGGAGCGGACTCAGGGCGACCCTGGCATCGTTTTGCCGCATCGGCTCAGTAGCAATGAATACAACTACACGATCCGCGATCTGACGGGTGTGGACATCCAACCGGCAGCCTCGTTTCCGGTCGATCCCGCCAACGAAGCGGGCTTCGATAACTCGGGTGAATCGCTCAGCATGTCGCCTGCTCTGCTGAAAAAGTACCTCGCTGCGGCAACGATTGTCTCCGAACATTTGGCGCTGACGCCCCGTGGATTCGAGTTTGCACCGCACCCGGTCATCACCCCCACCGATCGCGATAAGTTTTGTGTTAACCGCATCATCGATTTCTATCGGAAACAGCGGACCGATTACGCCGACTTCTTTGAGTTGCTGTGGCGATATCAAAATCGCGAGACGCTCGGAATGGCGGATCGGACGCTCGAGCAATTAGCCGATCAAAGCGGTCTGAGTCAGCGGTACAGCCGAACGCTGTATCAACTTTTGTGCGAGCCAGACGAAAGCGACGCCGGCGGGGAGATCGGGCCGATCGCAGCCCTCAAGCAGTTGATGAGTGAACTTCCCGATGCGTCGACGCCTGAAAACGTGGCGGCTGCGGTGAAGGGTTGCCAGACGATGGCATCGTTTGTCTCGACCCTGCGATCATCGCTCGTGCCGGAAGTTGCAAACTTGACCTCTCCCGGGGTGCACAATGGTTCGCAGCCGTTGGTGCTTTGGAAGAATCGTCAGTTCGCTGCCAATCGACGTCGTTATGTCGGCGATACGCTCCCCGATGGCAGTTTTGGATTGCCCGATGATTCGAAGGCGGCGGAGTTGATGCAGGTGCCCGGCGAAGCGGGCGCGGCCCAGTATAAGGAAGCGTTGGGGGTGTTCTGCGATGTGTTCCCCGATGCATTTTTTGTTTCCGAGCGGGCCCGGGTGTATCTGGATCCGAAGAAAGAGAAAAAGTTGAAGGGGCGGTTTCTGAGTGCCGGGTTCCACAGCCAGATGGGATACTTTCGCGACGACGCGCCGCTGTACGACTTGATGCTTGATGACGCTCAGCAAAAGGAACTCGACCGTCTGTGGTTGGAATTGGATTTTGTGACTTCGGCTCCGATGCGTCAGTATGCGGGCTTCATCTGGTTCGATCGGACGGATTCGCAGTTCATGCGAGATCGTGTTTTCGATCGTTATCGGGCGGAGGACAAAGACAGCACTTCGGCAGAGAAAGTGGCTGGGCTGGCCGACGCATACTGCGAGAAAGCCGAAAGGTTGGGGGGCAGCGAGCAAGCGCTGGAGGTCATTCGGTTCTACTTTGACGATATGAATGCGACCTTCCGGCGACTCGAACAACTCAGCATCGATTCGCAGCCTCGGCAGCTCGATGCGTTGATCGAATTTGCTCAGCACGCCTACCGACGCCCTTTATCGAGCGATGAAGCCGCGTCGATTCGGTCGTTTTATGATTCCTTGCGGAGCGAGGAAAGGCTCAGCCACGAACAGGCGATTCGCGGTGGAGTGGTCGCCGTTTTGATGTCGCCTCATTTCTGTTACCGGATGGATTTGCCAAACGATGCTGTGGCCGGATTGGAGGCAGCGGACGCGGAGGTTCCCGCCATTGTGCCGTTGAGCGATTATTCGCTGGCCAGTCGGCTGAGCTACTTCCTGTGGTCGAGCCAACCCGATCGCGAACTGCTGGAACTGGCCAGTAAGGGACGGTTGCATGAACCGGAGGTGTTGAGCGAACAGTCGCGTCGGATGCTGAAGGACGATCGGGTCGAAGGGTTTGTCGTCGAGTTCACCGGCAATTGGTTAGACTTCCGTCGGTTCTCGGAGCACAACGGCGTCGACCGCCAGCGGTTTCCCGTGTTCACCGATGAACTGCGTCAGGCGATGGCTGAAGAACCGCTCCGGTTCTGCCGCGATCTGATCGAACGCGACGGATCGGTGTTGGATTTTCTGTATGCCAAGCACACGTTTGTGAACCCCGTTTTGGCCGAGCATTATGGCGCCGAAGTCGATTCATCGGGGGATGCGAACGAGTCCTGGAGTCGGTGGGATCAAGCGGGGCAGCGCCAGCGTGGTGGATTGTTACCGATGGCTGTTTTCTTAACACATAATTCGTCGGGGCTGCGAACGAGTCCGGTTCAGCGCGGCAATTGGCTGGTCCAGCGGATCCTTGGTGAAAAGGTGCCCGCGCCGCCAGCGACGGTGCCCGATTTGCCCAGCGACGAATCGAAGCTTGGCGATCTAACGCTGCGGGAAGCGCTCGCGCGACATCGCCAAGATGTTGCCTGTGCCGGATGCCACAACCGCATCGACTCGATGGGGCTGGTCTTCGAGGGTTACGGCCCCATCGGCGAACTTCGCAATTTCGATATGGGCGGCCGCGCGATCGATGACTCGGCGGTCTTCCCCAATGACCGCAAAGGGAACGGACTGGCGGGCGTGCTCCAGTATATTCGCGATGCCCGCCAAGAGGATTTCGTTGACAATCTGTGTCGAAAGCTGTTGGCCTTTGCGCTCGGTCGGACGTTACAGCTATCGGACGAGTCGATTATTACCGACATGAAACATAGGCTCGCTGGCAACGACTATCGATTCAGTTCGATGGTCGATGCGATCGTGACGAGTCCCGCATTTTTGAACAAACGTATTCGCATTTCTCTCGACGAAACGGTGGCAATTCCATGA